The proteins below are encoded in one region of Mauremys reevesii isolate NIE-2019 unplaced genomic scaffold, ASM1616193v1 Contig116, whole genome shotgun sequence:
- the LOC120392784 gene encoding putative olfactory receptor 10D4 encodes MGRVNHTVVTHFVLLGIPNTDGLQTILFVTFLAFYLCTLLGNLIIFSAILTDSRLHTPMYFFLCNLSIVDLGFSSISTPKFLANLWAQSRTISLGVCMSQVFFWHFLGCTECLLCTVMAYDRYVAICHPLRYLLIMNWRVCALLAAGTWIASSFHATILTSLTFTLPYCGSNVVEYFFCDIFPVLKLACADTYVIKMVSFTNIGMVPTACFLLILASYIRIVYSVLKINSAEGRRKAVSACASHLAVVTLFFGPCALVYTQPQLSKVLVTPVQLFSNVVTPVAGSKSPRRTIYLLTLLGNLVILLTISLSLQCHSPVYYFLSELSLLDICHSSVMLPRMLADFLVGSRSIFLGCCVAQLYSFHFFGDTECFLLMVLTYDQYVATCDPLHYARTMNQRAQSAGPLLLRRAASAEAGLCRHLIK; translated from the exons ATGGGGCGGGTCAACCACACTGTGGTGACTCATTTCGTCCTCTTAGGGATCCCCAACACCGACGGCCTCCAGACCATCCTCTTCGTCACCTTCTTAGCCTTCTACCTCTGCACCCTGCTGGGCAACCTGATCATCTTCTCAGCCATCCTCACTGACTCCCGCctgcacacccccatgtacttcttcctctgCAATCTCTCCATCGTAGACCTTGGATTCTCTTCCATCAGCACCCCTAAATTCCTGGCCAACCTCTGGGCTCAGAGTAGAACCATCTCGCTGGGCGTGTGCATGTCCCAGGTCTTCTTCTGGCACTTCCTGGGCTGCACCGAGTGCCTTCTCTGCACTGTCATGGCCTACGACCggtacgtggccatctgccaccCACTGCGCTACCTGCTCATCATGAACTGGAGGGTGTGCGCCCTCCTGGCCGCCGGCACCTGGATCGCCAGCTCCTTCCACGCCACCATCCTCACCAGCCTGACCTTCACGCTGCCCTACTGCGGGTCCAACGTGGTGGAGTATTTCTTCTGCGACATCTTCCCGGTGCTCAAGCTGGCCTGTGCGGACACGTATGTCATCAAGATGGTGAGCTTCACCAACATTGGCATGGTACCCACAGCCTGCTTCCTCCTCATCCTCGCATCCTACATCCGCATAGTCTACTCTGTCCTGAAGATAAACTCAGCTGAAGGGAGGCGCAAAGCAGTCTCCGCTTGTGCCTCACATCTGGCCGTAGTGACGCTGTTCTTTGGGCCCTGcgccctggtctacacacagccccAGCTGAGCAAAGTGCTGGTGACCCCTGTGCAGCTCTTCAGCAACGTGGTCACGCCTGTTGCTggctcaaagagcccaaggcgga CCATCTACCTGTTGACTCTGCTGGGGAATCTTGTCATCCTGTTGACCATCAGTCTCAGCCTCCAGTGCCATTCCCCCGTGTACTACTTCCTCAGCGAGCTGTCTCTCCTGGACATATGCCATTCCAGCGTCATGCTCCCCAGGATGCTGGCTGACTTCCTGGTGGGCTCCCGCTCCATCTTCCTTGGCTGTTGTGTGGCACAGCTGTATTCTTTCCACTTCTTTGGAGACACCGAGTGCTTCCTGCTGATGGTCTTGACCTACGACCAATACGTTGCTACATGTGACCCTCTGCACTATGCCAGGACCATGAACCAGAGG GCCCAATCAGCTGGACCACTACTTCTGCGACGTGCCGCCTCTGCTGAAGCTGGCCTGTGCCGACACCTCATTAAATGA